cagagTGGTTGGGGATTCACATGTTGCCCAAACCTGGATGGATGGCTCCCTCATATATTGAAGATGTCATGCAGGGGAGTGTATATAAAGGTGAATCCTTTACCTGTATTTGAAACTTGCTGATGTGTGGCTTTAATTCTCCTCTAAATTTTGAAATTTACTGAACATTCTTTAACATTAACAATACATACATCTTTTACATTCTAACCTTACCATTTTAACCTTAACATTCTAACCGTATTATTCTAACCTTAACATTCTAACCTTAGCATTCTAACTTTAACATTCTAACTTTAACATATTGACATTAACATTCTAACGTTAACATTCTGACGTTAACTTTCTAACATTAACATTCTGACGTTAACATTCCAGCCTTTACCGACAAATGCAAATCTTGTGAATCTCTCACCTCAACGGACTGTGAAGAAACTGAGATAGAATGCAGTGATGCTAAATGTCTGACATTTTCCCAATACTATTACAATGGTGagtattttctttacaaaaaaaatgtagtttataaTATATTTCCTTAGTTCAGGCTTTGCAAtgtctttaaaataaatactaatcCTCTTTACTTATCTGCAGATGGAGATGTATTCCACTCAATAAAAAAGGGATGCGCAAACACAGCCCCTTGTGGAGTTTTCGCCTCAATGACTCAGGAAAATGTCCAAATCAGAGTTTATACATCCTGCTGCAATGGGGAATTATGCAACAATGACAAATTTTACCGTAAGTTTGATGTTTAAATGAAATAATGTaccatatcaatctatctatctatctatctcatatctatctcatatatatctcatatctatctcatatctatctatctatctatctcctatctatctatctattaaacAGAATATTGTAAGAAATGTTACCGTAACTTTGATGTTATTAAGTTATAGTAATCATTGTAGCAGCTTCCTTTACCTTTTGTGGGGCTCAATTGGTTaagtcagcggttcccaaagtgttaCAGGGGTGAGGTACAGGGGGAACCAATCCGTCAGCGCccggaacccagcatcctcctccctcctctcttctcactgaatgtcgcgcgtgacgtcatcacgtccggcaggagagaggagccggaagaaagaagacagaagagaagacagacaCACCTAAATACTGAtcatgttattttgacccaactacttataaaatgggactgcttggtaattattttggaggggtgccttgaaaaatgtatggagactctaagggtgccacgaactgaaaaagtttgggaaccactgggttaagtAAAGGTTTATTATGGGTAGGAGTCAGGGTTCAATTCCCGTAGGTTTTtagagtatatatattttttaggctATCTTTAATAGTAGTTTGACTGTGGAGATgtcttttaaagattttatttcccAATAGGGAGTCTGAAATGTACAAGAGACGATAAGACTATTTTGTAGAATTTGTTTCTAGTATTATTGCCCTGTTAAATTAGTATTAGAGCTCACTATAGGctattgtttttttccccccacttttgATACACATAGATGTTTGTTTTAATTCCAGCTAACATTTACAGATTCCTGATATATATTGAATGTGTTGTTGAATCAGTTGAATAGTGATACAACTGTTTTCATAAATTTAAGAATGTTGGATTGTATATTGTAACTAGGCTGCTGAATTTATGAGCATCCCAGATGCTTTTGATTAAGAAGATGGTTAATGCTTGGTAGGAGCAATACAATTTCACTCTTTGATAAAGTCACAGAGAGTAACGAAATGCGTCAGTTCAGGGTACTATCAGTGTACAGATATGGGGAAAGCAGACTGAGGTGGTCCTTTTTAGTTAACCCCTTATGGATGAGGATGTTTTTCATGGAGTGAGATACTCACGTATGGAGGCGTAATTACACAGTCTATACTTATCTGTTTGGTCACTGCTTCTGGAAAGGACGTGGTAAATGGGAGCCCAAATGTGAGCGGCATCTACTTTATCCGGCTAACTATTTGCTCCAAGAAAATTTGCATAAACAATCAACATCCTAATGTGCAGCAATTCCACAGGTGACCGTGGTCGGTCCTGGCaagttctgtgttttttttattttatttccaactACTGACTTGCTTAAAGGAGTAATATTTACAGTTTGAACACTTCCAGTCTGCAGATTTGACTAACCAGACACCTGGATATTATACAGTCAATTACATAGCGAATGATATAGTGATAGAGGAGAGCAAACTGGCCACGCAACCCCTCCAGGTACTGCTTGCTTTACTAATCATGTCCAGATTGGACTTGgtattagtatatataatatatatgtgatttttttatattagacTGGATAACTGATAATCTGGTAGCTATTGTTCTAACCATCTTGAACAACCCATCATCATATATTCTTGCACATATTTTATATGTGATATTAATGATAAATAAGTTTGGAGGTAATAGcggtatagttatatatatatatatatatatatatatatatatatatatatatatataaatatatatatatatatatatatatatatattatgatctgttgattttgtattaaataaatggttATTAAAGTTTATCGGGAATATGTGTGTGTTCTGCCATAGTTGTTTATTATTCCTTTCTATTCAATATAATCAAGATGACCGGCACTCCTTGTTGTGATATTTTATTAGGTTGAATAATATTGGAAGAAGTTGTCGCCTCCATCCATAAGGAACTGATTTTCATTGGTTTGTTTTCAAATCTAGCGCCAaggagatttagggctagatttactaagctgcgggtttgaaaaagtagggatgttgcctatagcaaccaatcagattctagctttcatttatttagtacctcctacaaaatgacagctagaatctgattggttgctataggcaacatccctactttttcaaacccgcagcttagtaaatctagcccttagttttgttttatgttgttataAATCAGTATAAGCCTTTTTAACAGGAATGCAGTAATATATTGTActttattaattgtatttctgCTCTAGTTCCTCCTGATGATACCACACTAAACGGTAAAACATGTCCGTCCTGCTACAGTAAAGGGACTGTGGATGAATGTGTCAGTGATAAAAGCATGAAGTGCTTAGGAACTGAGGTCCAATGTCTGGACTATAGAGGAACAGTCCAGAATCCAGGTAATTTTAGTGTGTTTCTTAATTAAAATGCTATAAAGCAAAACATTCACTAATATTTTCAAACTAAAAGGGATTGTGTGATTTCCTAAAAACCACAGATGATAATATCTtgctttatacattttatttctgccttttccactgcattttattgaatttttttaaacaatttttttaaaactgtttttcatCTGTCACTTGTGAACTGGAGATTTTTACCGACTTGTATCAAGTGATTTTGAAAAGATACGAGTCTGAGCTCTCCCATATTCACCATGTGATGACTAAGTTTATATCTGTAAACCACTCAGGCCGCGGCCTTTTTATAACGGTCAATTTACTGCAACTTTATTGCTTCTCTTACTCTTAAATTGTTTCTCAAACATGAATTTATTTAGAAACAATGGGGTccatttaaaaagacaaatacGGATGACTGTTTCCTCTCGATTTACCTCTTTTTGGACGCTTTCACCAGCTGTCCACTGCGGCTTTCCCGGAGGAGGAGTCAGGGCGGAGTCAGGGAGTGCACACGCGATAATGTGATTACCATGTTATGCTCTCTCTCCCTTCACCAAAACCCTGTTCTCCAATTTTGAGCATAGCGCGttgataataaataattataagaaTAATTTACAATTGTAGTGATTAATTGTTACATGACACAGCTTTACTTAAAAAAAGAGCAATGGGCTCTATGTATGACAAGTTATCCActaattaaaaattatatttactgtCTGCGgcctatggacctgattcatcaaggagcgtATCTGCCGATTTTCTGCGCGTCATCCaaaaaattactctgcgcatgccgaTAACCGGCTCATATGCCACAGAAGGCAGCCACGTTGCATTCATCGTCAAGCACAAAGGATGCTTACtatagcctacaatttcagggattTAACGGGACGGGGAAGGGATGTTTGGTCGTAGTGCAGGGTGCCAAGGGAGTCTCAATCGTGAGTGTATATACAGCAGCATTCGATTCACGcactgggcatctcaaaagtacttgtttttcagccatatctcttgctccagttacagggctagtctaagtgtcGCTTACTAAAGATGACGGTTCTATATGCATGCTATACAGGCATATGCAATCAGTAGCCactgtaaaaaagcatttttttaaattcttttttaaagttttatttttgcaaagtcaCATTAACAAAAGAATACGATTGACAGAGTGAATACACTTATCAAGAGTGGTCAAGAATATCATAGAGTCTACGACCAGCGTAAAACATGTGAATCATTAAGTCAACCAGACATTTAAATTTAGGAAAAATTAGTGATCCAAAGTTTCCgtacaaaaaaaaagagagaagaagaggaagagtacAGAGGAAAGAAAGAGCgagagaagaaagagaaagagtAGAAGGGTAAGAAGTGACTAGATCCGCTGTAAAGGAAGAGAGaagtcctaaaaaaaataaagtattagaACTGAGTTATGTAAAGGGTGAACATGCCTGAAAAAGGATAACCACGGGTCCCAGACGTTGGCGAAGGCTCTCGAGGAGTTCCGAATAATACTGGTCATATATTCCATCCGTtgagtctgccagactctattaattatggtctgcattagagatgagcgggtttggatatctgaaatccgagcccgcccgaacgttgccaatccgagccggatccgagacagatccgggtattcccgccaattgcaaaactgaaaccgaggctctgagtcataatcctgctgtcggatctagcgatactcggatcctataaattccccgctagtcgccgccatcttcactcgggcattgatcagggtagagggaggttgtgttaggtggtcctctgtcctgctatatctcttgctgtgctgtgctgtgctgtgctttttttttcaaaataaatccaaaaccttaaatccgaaccaaaacctttcgtcaggtgttttgcgaaacaaatccgaacccaaaacctcaagcaaatccgaatccaaaacacaaaacacgagacaccaaaagtggccggtgcacatccctagtctgcatggagggaggggattgtagacgccagtctgccgctatttgaCACGTAGCTGCGGAAAGAATGTGCTTGATCAATTTATTCTGATGTCTGGATGCCGAGGGAGCTCCCACAGGGAGGAGAAAGAATTTAGGCTCATGGGGAATGTCCACCTGAAGGATTGAATTAATCAAGCCTCTGATCTCAACCCAGAAGCTTGACAAATTTGGGCGCGACCACCATATATGTTGGAATgtgccctcatgggagcacccccgCCAGCACCGACTCAGACGAGTCAGCGAGGATTCTACGAAGACAcgaaggcacatagtaccatcgtTATAGCACCTTATAAACATTCTCTTTAATTCTAACACAGATGGAgctagaggcagcattctcatatgtaaaaatgcattttacgtaCAGCAGACATTGataacatccttataaatgtatttcatggggaaaaaaaacccaaaaacttttctttaatttttttttgtcattaatgactaattaattcaatacttttttctttgctttgtatTATTCTGAGAATGtacattccacataggtatttggACGTATCCTGTTGTGTTCTAtgtagcagagcagagcagacctacacctatatttatcagcgcacgtatcttcagatctgttcttTGTTGACTTCGGGCGTGCGCAGACCTGAATAACGTGCATTCTGAAACAAATGCAGATTGCACTCtgtgttcctgattcattaaggaaagcaaaaaaaaaaaaaaaaagaagtaactttgcaccttg
Above is a genomic segment from Mixophyes fleayi isolate aMixFle1 chromosome 11, aMixFle1.hap1, whole genome shotgun sequence containing:
- the LOC142107860 gene encoding ly6/PLAUR domain-containing protein 8-like; this encodes MKSFSTISLFILLVLLGSAFTDKCKSCESLTSTDCEETEIECSDAKCLTFSQYYYNDGDVFHSIKKGCANTAPCGVFASMTQENVQIRVYTSCCNGELCNNDKFYLPPDDTTLNGKTCPSCYSKGTVDECVSDKSMKCLGTEVQCLDYRGTVQNPDQTVANYSVKTCINPNACKYKFDVLLEIKEKYRALLAC